In the Lascolabacillus massiliensis genome, one interval contains:
- a CDS encoding PEGA domain-containing protein, producing MKVALVLLAALVLFASCSSTTLIQSNPSGAKVYMNEEYMGVTPLSYSDTKIVGSTISLRIEKEGYEPLYTYLTRNEEVDAGAIIGGLLIWVPFLWTMKYKPVHNYELKPLNYNASISESALSSGEYYISGVLKD from the coding sequence ATGAAAGTAGCTTTAGTATTATTGGCTGCTTTAGTTTTATTTGCAAGCTGCTCTAGTACTACATTAATTCAATCAAATCCAAGTGGGGCTAAAGTTTATATGAATGAAGAGTATATGGGAGTTACACCACTTTCATACTCTGATACAAAAATTGTTGGTAGTACTATATCACTGCGTATAGAGAAAGAAGGGTACGAGCCACTGTATACATACCTCACAAGAAATGAAGAGGTGGATGCAGGAGCTATTATAGGTGGTCTGCTTATTTGGGTCCCTTTCCTTTGGACAATGAAATATAAGCCAGTTCATAATTATGAACTTAAACCTCTGAATTACAATGCCTCAATTTCTGAATCGGCTTTGAGTAGTGGTGAATACTATATTTCGGGTGTACTGAAGGACTAG
- a CDS encoding peptidase U32 family protein — protein MKSRKDYEIMAPAGSYESLMAAIQGGADSIYFGIEGLNMRSKSSNNFTIDDLHNIAKICRENNLKSYLTVNTIIYNNDMELMRKIVDAAKKANLSAIIAADVAVLMYARSIGVEVHLSTQLNITNTESLKFYAQFADVVVLARELNLDQVAAIHKDIVEQQIKGPGGNLIQIEMFAHGALCMAVSGKCYLSLHEKDLSANRGQCNQICRRSYIVKDKTSDIELEIDNEYIMSPKDLKTIHFMNKMMDAGVRVFKIEGRARGPEYVRVVTTCYREAIESYCSDTFTQDKIDVWNEKLSTVFNRGFWDGYYLGQRLGEWTHRYGSGATKRKVYVGKAVKHFGNLGVTEFLVETQSVKPGDELLITGPTTGAVFITAEDIRVDFNSVEEAVKGDHFSIKTNEKIRPNDQLYKMVTANRRGVAHER, from the coding sequence ATGAAATCCAGAAAAGATTACGAGATAATGGCGCCCGCAGGCTCTTATGAGTCACTTATGGCAGCTATACAGGGTGGGGCAGATTCAATATACTTTGGGATTGAGGGGTTGAATATGCGCTCCAAATCTTCAAACAATTTTACTATAGATGACCTACATAATATAGCTAAGATTTGCAGAGAGAATAATCTAAAAAGTTACCTTACTGTCAACACTATCATTTATAACAATGATATGGAGCTGATGCGCAAGATTGTTGATGCTGCAAAGAAGGCCAATTTATCTGCAATAATTGCAGCAGATGTAGCTGTGCTAATGTACGCTCGCTCTATTGGTGTTGAAGTTCATTTATCGACACAACTTAATATAACAAATACAGAATCACTTAAATTTTATGCTCAATTTGCCGATGTGGTAGTTCTGGCACGTGAACTAAATCTGGATCAGGTAGCGGCAATACATAAAGATATTGTTGAACAACAGATAAAAGGTCCGGGTGGCAATCTGATTCAAATTGAGATGTTTGCTCATGGAGCACTATGTATGGCTGTATCAGGTAAATGTTACCTTAGTCTGCATGAGAAAGATCTGTCAGCAAACAGAGGGCAGTGTAATCAGATCTGCCGCAGATCCTATATTGTTAAGGATAAAACAAGCGATATTGAGCTGGAGATAGATAATGAATATATTATGTCACCTAAGGATCTGAAGACTATTCATTTCATGAATAAGATGATGGATGCCGGAGTGAGGGTATTCAAGATTGAAGGGCGTGCAAGGGGACCGGAATATGTGCGTGTCGTGACAACCTGCTACAGAGAGGCTATTGAGTCTTATTGTAGTGATACATTTACTCAGGATAAGATTGATGTGTGGAATGAGAAGCTTTCCACTGTTTTCAATCGAGGTTTCTGGGATGGTTATTATCTGGGTCAGAGGTTAGGGGAATGGACACACCGCTATGGGTCAGGAGCTACCAAGCGAAAGGTGTATGTTGGTAAAGCTGTTAAGCATTTTGGTAATCTGGGGGTTACAGAGTTTCTGGTAGAAACTCAATCTGTTAAACCAGGCGATGAACTTTTAATTACAGGACCAACAACAGGAGCAGTTTTTATAACTGCTGAAGATATACGTGTTGATTTCAACTCTGTTGAAGAGGCTGTTAAAGGTGATCATTTCTCAATTAAGACTAATGAGAAGATTCGCCCTAATGATCAGTTATATAAGATGGTAACTGCAAACAGAAGAGGGGTTGCCCACGAAAGATAG
- a CDS encoding DUF302 domain-containing protein encodes MEQMFYENSSKYGFDETVSKLSELIAEGGWRVIQILDLQEIMKKNGKDVLPVKVIELCNPGYAYRLLSDNSLRLYSSMLPCRISVYEKADGSTYVSRMNAEMLSSQIGGVAQKVMTDAFKDAELFIKKVSVN; translated from the coding sequence ATGGAACAGATGTTTTATGAGAATAGCAGCAAATATGGTTTTGATGAAACTGTAAGCAAGCTTTCAGAGCTGATTGCTGAAGGAGGCTGGAGAGTAATACAGATTCTGGATTTACAGGAAATAATGAAAAAGAATGGTAAAGATGTTCTTCCTGTTAAGGTTATAGAGCTTTGTAATCCGGGATATGCATACCGGCTTTTGTCTGATAATAGCTTACGTCTGTACTCCAGTATGCTTCCCTGCAGAATTTCTGTATACGAAAAAGCAGATGGCTCAACCTATGTTTCACGAATGAACGCTGAGATGCTTTCTTCTCAAATAGGAGGTGTGGCTCAGAAGGTGATGACCGATGCATTTAAAGATGCGGAATTATTTATAAAGAAGGTTTCAGTAAATTAA
- the trxA gene encoding thioredoxin translates to MKINRNGILVFTIAIAAVLAGCKNDNQKKNLNISETNSINKENNMTTTAKTIHLTRADFLKKVANFEVTPDKWVYLGDKPAIIDFYADWCGPCKMIAPILEELAEEYDGQIYIYKVDTEAEQQLAAEFGIRSIPSLLFVPMGEAPQMAQGALPKDAFKQAIEEVLLKN, encoded by the coding sequence ATGAAAATTAATAGAAATGGTATTCTTGTTTTTACCATTGCAATAGCTGCAGTACTAGCCGGTTGCAAAAATGATAATCAAAAAAAGAATTTAAATATTTCAGAAACAAACAGTATAAACAAAGAAAATAATATGACAACAACAGCAAAAACTATTCATTTAACAAGAGCTGACTTTTTAAAGAAAGTGGCAAATTTCGAAGTAACTCCCGACAAATGGGTATATCTGGGTGATAAACCCGCAATTATTGATTTTTATGCCGACTGGTGTGGTCCATGTAAGATGATTGCACCTATACTCGAAGAACTGGCAGAGGAGTATGATGGTCAGATTTATATCTATAAAGTAGATACTGAGGCTGAACAACAGCTTGCAGCTGAATTTGGCATACGCAGTATTCCATCATTGCTTTTTGTTCCAATGGGTGAGGCGCCTCAAATGGCTCAGGGAGCACTTCCAAAAGATGCCTTCAAACAGGCTATTGAAGAGGTTTTACTTAAGAACTAA
- a CDS encoding DUF6132 family protein, which produces MKDFFLKHWLKIAGLATGALGGYLYYFYVGCVTGTCPITSNPYRMILYGAIVGYLLFDMFSADKTKNKMIESRKDADNNKKNSDI; this is translated from the coding sequence ATGAAAGACTTTTTTTTAAAACATTGGCTTAAAATTGCAGGGTTAGCTACAGGCGCACTTGGCGGTTATCTCTATTATTTTTATGTGGGATGTGTAACAGGAACCTGTCCTATAACCTCAAATCCTTACAGAATGATATTGTATGGGGCTATAGTAGGTTACCTGCTGTTTGATATGTTTTCAGCAGATAAGACTAAAAATAAAATGATAGAGAGCAGAAAAGATGCAGATAATAACAAAAAAAATAGTGACATATGA
- a CDS encoding ArsR/SmtB family transcription factor: protein MNKCSYINKKYLRLKQDMEIAEMNKIVRKIDRSQFEEAAYILKALAHETRLCVIMQLTQTEELSVSELREKMDCEQSLLSHHLTDMRAKGILNCRREGKNSFYSIRDKRVTNMLKCMMSCDGSDGNNDISLHGESNRN, encoded by the coding sequence ATGAATAAATGTTCATATATTAATAAAAAGTATTTAAGACTAAAACAAGATATGGAAATTGCTGAAATGAATAAAATTGTCAGGAAAATAGATCGCTCTCAATTTGAAGAGGCTGCCTATATTCTCAAAGCTTTGGCACATGAAACCCGTCTATGTGTTATAATGCAATTGACTCAGACAGAAGAGTTGTCTGTAAGTGAGTTGCGTGAAAAAATGGACTGTGAGCAATCATTGCTTTCACATCATCTTACAGATATGCGTGCAAAAGGTATTTTAAACTGCAGGAGAGAAGGGAAGAACAGTTTTTACTCTATCAGGGATAAAAGAGTTACTAACATGCTGAAATGCATGATGAGCTGTGATGGTTCAGATGGCAACAATGATATTTCTCTGCATGGAGAATCAAATCGGAATTAA
- a CDS encoding porin family protein produces the protein MKRILFIFLTLALLISDNLFAQRDNFLGEFYFGAGASALATRVDFLPSVPQTLKIGVSGGIAAKYVSQRNLGLIVEANYSQRGWEEEFDPESGFSYNRTLNYIEIPFMTHVYFGNKTRFIINAGPQISYLLSENHEMSQALSDDIDARREANPDRTIGYQYNPFSEMQKVDYGLVGGMGIEIQTGIGNFDLEGRYYFGLGDIFTSRRSENAYFGRSAHRLIEGKLTYYIKIR, from the coding sequence ATGAAACGAATATTATTCATCTTTCTTACGTTAGCACTACTTATCTCTGATAATCTTTTTGCTCAAAGAGATAACTTTCTGGGTGAGTTTTATTTTGGTGCAGGAGCAAGTGCACTTGCTACAAGGGTTGACTTTTTACCTTCTGTTCCTCAGACTTTGAAAATTGGAGTTTCAGGTGGTATTGCTGCAAAATATGTTTCACAGAGGAACTTAGGTTTGATTGTGGAGGCTAACTATTCACAGAGAGGATGGGAGGAGGAGTTTGATCCCGAATCGGGTTTCTCATACAACAGAACCTTAAATTATATCGAAATTCCATTTATGACACATGTCTATTTTGGTAACAAAACACGTTTTATAATAAATGCCGGTCCCCAAATTAGCTATCTTTTATCTGAAAACCATGAAATGAGTCAGGCACTTAGCGATGATATAGATGCTCGCAGAGAGGCAAATCCAGATCGTACTATAGGTTATCAATACAACCCATTTAGCGAAATGCAAAAGGTGGATTACGGTTTAGTAGGGGGAATGGGTATTGAGATTCAAACAGGTATTGGGAACTTTGATTTAGAGGGAAGATATTATTTTGGATTAGGGGATATTTTCACCAGTCGCAGAAGCGAGAATGCCTATTTCGGACGATCTGCACACCGCTTGATAGAAGGGAAACTAACTTACTACATTAAAATCCGTTAA
- a CDS encoding amino acid ABC transporter substrate-binding protein produces the protein MIDSLRFSKLLAIVVLFLLGIQSLNSQGMPYETVTVDGKSYYKYKVQPGEGLYSISRTFSVTVADLLRSNPNANQGLQNGQELLIPITNGNLQSQFSTSENNSVGSVAQSIDQTSPIDQNKNFRHTVVKGETVFSISQMYNTTVDEIYRLNPDARESISIGQVLILPQRRVISEVKEENYRYHTILPKETLYSVSRTYSLRPEDVITANPGLTVETFQIGRTIRIPFFESYEVVIPYEAQTSDLIHKVSRGETLYSISRQYNIPVGEIEAKNPMLAGGLKTNMELIIPVKKSSLEGTTQRLENEVNRLLVQRKGPQRVDIIKVGLLLPFLDEAGGAHIRLQEYYEGFLLAVEELKNRGTDLELYVFEIGKGSDTKKLESLLQTLEMQSLNLIIGGVSDAQIRTLSDFSKANNIKYVVPFSQSNGEVLNNGNIFQVNPLQKSINDNTSELFVETFRNANIIFVSGGQNDKMELLSQIQINLRNNNIRYETISITSTLETSILALLSKTKENIIIPTSGDSNTLRRVIDELKKVQETDSEYVFRLFGYPEWQTYSNLIREYHHFGTYIYSPFFVDNNNPATKAFTERFHKWYGRNLLDTNPGYGMWGYDTGMFFLTALDRYGVNFEQQVDNVRVNTLQFPFNFKRLNNWGGFINSGIYLINYDTNGRIVKMDKSR, from the coding sequence ATGATTGATTCTCTTAGGTTTAGCAAATTATTGGCAATTGTAGTTCTGTTTTTATTAGGGATACAGTCTCTGAATTCTCAGGGAATGCCGTATGAAACCGTAACCGTTGATGGGAAATCATATTACAAATATAAAGTACAGCCGGGAGAGGGTTTGTATTCTATTTCCCGCACCTTTTCCGTAACTGTTGCAGATTTATTAAGAAGTAACCCCAATGCAAACCAGGGTTTGCAGAATGGACAGGAGCTACTTATACCAATAACAAATGGAAACCTTCAGTCTCAGTTCAGCACTTCCGAGAATAATTCTGTTGGATCTGTAGCTCAATCCATAGATCAGACATCACCGATAGATCAGAATAAAAATTTCAGACATACTGTTGTAAAAGGTGAGACTGTTTTCAGTATTTCGCAGATGTATAATACTACAGTGGATGAAATTTATCGACTAAATCCAGATGCAAGAGAGTCAATTTCTATAGGTCAGGTACTGATACTCCCTCAAAGAAGGGTGATCAGTGAAGTAAAGGAGGAAAACTACCGCTATCACACAATTCTACCAAAAGAGACACTCTACTCTGTATCAAGAACATATTCATTGAGACCTGAGGATGTGATTACTGCAAATCCGGGACTGACGGTGGAGACTTTCCAAATAGGAAGAACTATACGTATCCCATTTTTTGAGTCATATGAGGTGGTAATTCCATATGAAGCACAAACATCAGATCTTATTCACAAAGTAAGCAGAGGTGAAACACTTTATAGTATCTCACGACAGTATAATATCCCTGTTGGAGAAATAGAGGCTAAAAATCCAATGCTGGCTGGTGGACTAAAGACAAATATGGAGCTGATTATTCCTGTTAAAAAGAGTTCACTTGAAGGTACAACTCAAAGATTGGAAAACGAAGTAAACAGGCTGCTTGTTCAAAGAAAAGGTCCTCAAAGAGTGGATATCATTAAAGTTGGTCTTCTATTGCCGTTTCTCGACGAAGCCGGTGGTGCCCACATTCGCCTGCAGGAGTATTATGAAGGCTTCCTTTTGGCTGTTGAGGAATTGAAAAACAGAGGTACAGATCTGGAGCTTTATGTATTTGAGATTGGTAAAGGAAGTGATACAAAAAAACTTGAAAGTCTTCTTCAAACACTTGAAATGCAATCACTGAATCTGATAATAGGCGGAGTGAGTGATGCACAGATAAGAACTCTTTCAGACTTCTCAAAAGCAAATAACATAAAATATGTTGTTCCTTTTTCTCAAAGTAATGGAGAGGTGTTGAACAATGGGAATATTTTTCAGGTAAATCCTTTGCAAAAGTCAATCAACGACAATACTTCTGAGTTGTTTGTGGAGACTTTCAGAAATGCAAATATTATATTCGTAAGTGGAGGACAGAATGATAAAATGGAGTTGCTTTCTCAGATTCAGATTAATTTGAGAAATAACAATATTAGGTACGAAACTATAAGTATTACAAGCACTCTGGAGACTTCAATACTGGCTTTACTAAGCAAAACGAAAGAGAATATTATTATTCCTACCAGCGGTGACTCAAACACCTTGAGGAGAGTAATCGATGAATTGAAAAAAGTTCAGGAAACTGATTCTGAATATGTGTTCAGACTATTTGGCTATCCTGAATGGCAGACCTACTCAAATTTAATTCGTGAATATCATCATTTTGGAACATATATTTACAGTCCTTTCTTTGTAGACAATAATAACCCTGCAACAAAAGCATTTACCGAGAGGTTTCATAAATGGTATGGAAGGAACTTACTCGATACTAATCCCGGTTACGGAATGTGGGGATATGATACAGGGATGTTCTTCCTGACGGCACTGGACAGATATGGTGTTAACTTTGAACAGCAGGTTGATAACGTTCGTGTTAATACTTTGCAGTTCCCATTTAACTTTAAAAGATTAAATAACTGGGGAGGATTCATAAATTCCGGTATATATCTTATAAATTATGATACGAACGGAAGAATTGTAAAAATGGATAAAAGCAGATGA
- the dnaB gene encoding replicative DNA helicase, whose amino-acid sequence MEKQKRKPAVKVIEKTVVAPDIGKLPPQARELEEAVLGALMLEKDSYSIVGEILKPESFYDPVHQIIYGAIQGLSMQQKPVDVLTVVEELKRRGELEAAGGPVYIAELSEKVASAAHIEYHARIIAQKYLARELISFSSDVSQNAFDETVDVDDLMQEAEGKLFEISQRNVKKDVIQINPVIKEAMENIQIAANRKDGMSGLPTGFKELDKLTSGWQNSDLVIIAARPAMGKTALVLSMAKNIALDYQQPIAIFSLEMSNVQLVNRLIVNVCQIKGESIKSGRLSDDEWERLDKNHKLLYNAPIYIDDTPSLSVFELRTKARRLVREHKIRAIIIDYLQLMNASGMNFGSREQEVSMISRSLKGLAKELNIPILALSQLNRGVESRVGTEGKRPQLSDLRESGAIEQDADIVCFIHRPEYYRITEDEMGNSLVGIAEIIVAKHRNGPTGIANMRFDGEYARFQNLDDYAVGRNYVELPSKMNKSFKPNESVEYNNSTGNALSDEPLPF is encoded by the coding sequence ATGGAGAAACAGAAAAGGAAACCGGCGGTTAAAGTAATCGAGAAAACAGTAGTAGCACCCGATATTGGTAAATTACCACCACAGGCAAGAGAGCTTGAAGAGGCAGTACTAGGTGCGTTGATGCTTGAAAAGGATTCTTATTCAATAGTAGGTGAAATACTCAAGCCTGAAAGTTTTTATGATCCTGTTCATCAGATAATTTATGGAGCTATTCAAGGCCTATCGATGCAACAGAAACCTGTTGATGTTCTTACTGTGGTTGAGGAGCTCAAGCGGCGTGGTGAACTTGAGGCTGCTGGCGGACCTGTTTATATAGCAGAGCTTTCAGAGAAAGTTGCCTCTGCAGCTCATATCGAGTATCATGCAAGAATTATAGCACAAAAATATCTTGCACGCGAACTGATCTCATTCTCATCGGATGTTTCACAAAATGCATTTGATGAGACTGTCGATGTGGATGACCTTATGCAGGAGGCTGAAGGTAAACTGTTCGAAATATCACAGCGTAATGTAAAAAAAGATGTAATACAGATCAATCCGGTTATTAAAGAGGCAATGGAGAATATCCAGATTGCTGCAAATCGCAAGGATGGAATGAGTGGTCTCCCAACCGGATTTAAGGAATTGGACAAGCTTACATCAGGATGGCAGAATTCAGATTTGGTTATTATTGCTGCCCGTCCTGCAATGGGTAAAACGGCATTGGTGCTTTCTATGGCAAAAAACATTGCTCTTGATTATCAACAGCCGATAGCTATATTCTCACTTGAGATGTCAAATGTACAGCTGGTTAACAGGTTGATAGTAAATGTTTGTCAGATTAAAGGGGAGAGTATTAAAAGCGGTAGACTTAGTGATGATGAGTGGGAACGACTTGATAAAAACCATAAACTTCTTTATAATGCTCCTATTTATATTGATGATACACCAAGTCTTTCAGTATTTGAGCTCCGCACAAAAGCAAGACGTCTTGTACGTGAGCATAAAATCAGAGCAATCATTATTGACTACCTTCAGTTGATGAATGCAAGTGGCATGAATTTTGGCAGTCGTGAACAGGAGGTAAGTATGATATCCCGATCACTTAAAGGATTGGCAAAAGAACTCAATATTCCTATACTTGCACTATCTCAGCTTAACCGTGGTGTTGAGTCAAGGGTTGGAACAGAAGGGAAGCGACCACAGCTTTCAGACCTTCGTGAATCGGGAGCGATTGAACAGGATGCTGATATTGTATGTTTTATTCACCGACCCGAATATTATCGTATTACAGAAGATGAGATGGGTAATTCTCTGGTTGGTATAGCGGAAATAATTGTGGCAAAACATCGTAATGGTCCCACCGGTATTGCAAATATGCGTTTTGACGGTGAGTATGCTCGATTCCAGAATCTGGATGATTATGCAGTAGGCAGAAATTATGTAGAGCTACCCTCTAAAATGAATAAATCATTCAAGCCTAATGAATCGGTAGAATACAATAATTCAACAGGCAATGCACTAAGTGATGAGCCGCTGCCCTTTTAA
- a CDS encoding catalase, giving the protein MNAEEIKKQKDKKNQMKMTTVAGAPVGNNQDAMTAGPRGPMMLQDVWFLEKLAHFDREVIPERRMHAKGSGAYGTFTVTHDITQYTKAKIFSEIGKQTEMFVRFSTVAGERGAADAERDIRGFAMKFYTEEGNWDLVGNNTPVFFFRDPLKFPDLNHAVKRDPYTNLRSPNNNWDFWSSLPEALHQVTITMSDRGIPRSYRHMHGFGSHTFSFINVDNVRHWVKFHFVTQQGIENLTDAEAEELIGKDRESHQRDLFEAIGNGNFPKWKMYIQVMTEDQAEKMPFNPFDLTKVWYKGDFPLIPVGEFELNRNPDNYFQDVEQAAFNPANVVPGIGFSPDKMLQGRLFSYGDAQRYRLGVNHHQIPVNQPKGVKEGYNSFHRDGQMRVDGNHGATLHYEPNSYNVWREQPEHDEPVQKVNGDIKRWDFRADDDNYYEQPGKLFRLMNPEEQQRLFENTARNMGDSDEIIKIRHIGNCYKADPAYGRGVADALGISYEKAGIM; this is encoded by the coding sequence ATGAATGCAGAAGAGATTAAAAAACAGAAAGACAAAAAAAACCAGATGAAAATGACTACTGTTGCAGGAGCTCCGGTGGGTAATAATCAGGATGCGATGACAGCAGGACCTCGCGGCCCAATGATGCTGCAGGATGTATGGTTTTTAGAGAAACTGGCACATTTTGACAGAGAGGTAATACCTGAAAGAAGAATGCATGCCAAAGGATCAGGTGCATATGGTACATTTACCGTTACACATGATATTACGCAATACACTAAGGCAAAGATATTTTCAGAGATTGGAAAACAGACAGAAATGTTTGTTCGTTTTTCAACAGTAGCAGGAGAAAGAGGTGCAGCTGATGCTGAAAGAGATATCAGAGGGTTTGCAATGAAATTTTACACAGAAGAGGGCAACTGGGATTTAGTTGGTAATAATACACCTGTATTCTTCTTCAGGGATCCTCTTAAGTTCCCTGACCTAAACCACGCTGTTAAAAGAGATCCCTATACAAATCTGAGAAGCCCTAATAACAATTGGGACTTCTGGTCTAGTCTGCCCGAAGCGCTTCATCAGGTTACAATAACAATGAGTGACAGAGGAATACCTCGCAGTTATCGTCACATGCATGGCTTTGGAAGCCACACTTTCAGCTTCATTAATGTTGACAATGTGCGTCACTGGGTTAAATTCCATTTTGTTACACAACAGGGAATAGAGAATCTTACAGATGCAGAAGCAGAAGAGCTTATAGGAAAAGACCGCGAAAGTCATCAACGCGACCTGTTTGAAGCAATTGGTAATGGCAACTTCCCAAAATGGAAAATGTATATTCAGGTTATGACTGAAGATCAGGCTGAGAAAATGCCTTTCAATCCGTTTGATTTGACAAAAGTGTGGTATAAAGGTGATTTCCCTCTTATCCCTGTAGGTGAATTTGAACTTAACCGCAACCCTGACAACTATTTCCAGGATGTTGAACAGGCAGCTTTTAATCCGGCAAATGTTGTTCCCGGAATCGGGTTCTCTCCAGATAAAATGCTTCAGGGAAGACTCTTCTCTTATGGAGATGCTCAAAGATACAGACTTGGTGTAAATCATCATCAGATACCTGTTAATCAGCCTAAAGGTGTGAAAGAGGGATACAACTCATTCCACCGTGACGGACAGATGCGTGTTGATGGGAACCATGGAGCTACATTGCATTATGAACCAAACAGCTACAATGTATGGCGTGAACAACCCGAACATGACGAACCGGTTCAGAAGGTAAATGGAGATATCAAGCGTTGGGATTTCCGTGCTGATGACGACAATTATTATGAACAGCCAGGTAAGTTGTTCCGACTTATGAACCCGGAAGAGCAGCAGAGATTATTTGAAAATACTGCCCGCAATATGGGAGATAGTGATGAAATAATTAAAATACGTCACATTGGCAATTGCTATAAAGCTGATCCTGCTTACGGAAGAGGTGTAGCAGACGCTTTAGGCATCTCATATGAAAAAGCTGGCATAATGTAA
- a CDS encoding L-cysteine desulfidase family protein: MLADKERTEIKLLMQQEIIPAVGCTEPIAVSLCTARATEVLGEIPDKIDVHLSANIIKNAMGVGIPGTGMNGLPIAIALGALIGKSEKGLELLDNISHEDVERGKKFINDKIININLKDNISEKLYIEVHCVNKENRSVATITGNHTFFSHIELNGKTLYKNDTDSKENLKNRPQLSFRKIYLYATESPIDELEFILDAARMNKRAAERSYNGQFGHNVSKNIKGETGQRIFGDNLHSRMVSSTAGACDVRMAGAMVPVMSNSGSGNQGIAATLPVLTFAENTGASDEQLIRALILSNLSMIYIKQHIGRLSALCGCVVASTGSSCGITYLMGGNYNQITFAAKNMIANITGMICDGAKPSCALKIASGVSTATLSALMAIEDGVASPLEGIIDQDIDQTIRNLALIGNNGMSETDKVVLDIIINK; this comes from the coding sequence GTGTTAGCAGATAAAGAAAGAACAGAGATAAAATTACTGATGCAACAGGAGATAATTCCGGCAGTTGGCTGCACTGAACCAATTGCTGTTTCCTTATGCACAGCAAGAGCTACAGAAGTTTTAGGTGAAATACCGGATAAGATTGATGTTCACTTAAGTGCAAACATAATCAAAAACGCTATGGGTGTTGGCATACCTGGTACAGGTATGAATGGGTTGCCTATTGCTATTGCTCTGGGTGCGTTAATTGGTAAATCTGAAAAGGGTTTAGAGCTGCTTGATAATATTTCTCATGAAGATGTGGAACGAGGCAAAAAGTTTATCAATGACAAAATAATCAATATAAATTTAAAGGATAATATCTCTGAGAAGTTATATATTGAGGTTCATTGCGTTAACAAAGAAAACAGGTCTGTCGCAACAATAACCGGTAATCACACTTTTTTTTCACACATTGAACTGAATGGAAAAACTCTCTATAAAAACGATACAGACTCAAAAGAGAATCTAAAAAACAGACCTCAGCTAAGTTTTAGGAAAATATACCTCTATGCGACAGAATCTCCAATTGATGAACTGGAGTTTATACTCGATGCTGCAAGAATGAATAAAAGGGCTGCTGAAAGGTCGTATAATGGACAATTTGGCCATAATGTATCTAAGAACATTAAGGGTGAAACAGGACAGAGAATATTTGGGGACAACCTGCATAGCAGGATGGTATCATCTACAGCTGGTGCATGTGATGTAAGGATGGCCGGTGCAATGGTGCCTGTAATGAGTAACAGCGGAAGTGGTAATCAGGGTATAGCTGCGACTTTACCTGTACTAACTTTCGCTGAGAATACCGGTGCTTCTGACGAACAGCTTATAAGAGCACTTATTCTTAGTAATCTCTCTATGATTTATATCAAACAACATATTGGCAGATTATCGGCACTTTGCGGTTGCGTTGTAGCATCAACAGGATCCAGTTGCGGAATCACCTATCTAATGGGTGGAAATTATAATCAGATAACATTTGCAGCAAAAAATATGATAGCAAACATTACAGGAATGATTTGTGATGGAGCTAAACCCAGCTGTGCATTAAAAATAGCCAGTGGAGTATCTACTGCAACACTCTCAGCCCTGATGGCCATTGAGGATGGTGTAGCTTCGCCTCTGGAGGGGATTATTGATCAGGATATTGATCAGACAATAAGAAACCTGGCGCTGATAGGTAACAATGGCATGTCAGAGACTGATAAAGTTGTTCTGGATATTATTATTAATAAATAA